The Phoenix dactylifera cultivar Barhee BC4 unplaced genomic scaffold, palm_55x_up_171113_PBpolish2nd_filt_p 000125F, whole genome shotgun sequence genome includes a window with the following:
- the LOC120104853 gene encoding TSET complex member tstD-like has translation MLGDVCIYVVGKDEYDELALTEVINVIISSVKDACQKTPTERLFLDKYGKVCLCLDEIVWKGMLENTDKSRIRRLIRLKPPTDF, from the exons ATGCTTGGGGATGTCTGCATTTATGTTGTTGGAAAGGATGAATATGATGAACTGGCTT TGACGGAAGTGATCAATGTGATAATATCATCGGTGAAGGATGCATGTCAGAAAACTCCAACCGAACGCCTCTTCCTCGACAAGTATGGGAAGGTTTGCCTATGTCTGGATGAAATTGTTTGGAAG GGGATGCTGGAGAATACAGACAAGAGTAGGATCCGACGTCTAATAAGGTTGAAACCTCCAACAGATTTCTGA